The proteins below are encoded in one region of Ferruginibacter lapsinanis:
- a CDS encoding MOSC domain-containing protein translates to MQVSELYIYPIKSLGGIAVSSAELTDRGFQYDRRWMLIDEGNNFLTQREYPQMALLQVDLIGDHLVVSHKINKASINISVIPESQEMIIAKVWSYKGKLQLVSTVADKWFSTMLSIPCRLVYMPDSTIRKVSSYYAVNKDITSLSDGYPLLLIGEASLQDLNSRLSAPVPIDRFRPNIVFSGGKPFEEDTMAVFEINGINFYGVKLCARCAITTIDQNSAEKNKEPLKTLASYRKKNFNIYFGQNVIHGGSGKINIGDTIRVIKTKRRKIIV, encoded by the coding sequence ATGCAGGTAAGCGAACTCTATATTTATCCTATCAAATCTCTTGGTGGGATTGCTGTGTCTTCTGCTGAGCTTACTGATAGAGGCTTTCAATACGACAGAAGATGGATGCTGATTGATGAGGGTAATAATTTTCTCACACAAAGAGAATATCCTCAAATGGCTTTATTGCAGGTGGACTTAATCGGAGATCATCTTGTTGTATCACATAAAATAAATAAAGCTTCCATTAATATTTCAGTAATTCCTGAATCACAGGAAATGATCATTGCAAAAGTTTGGAGTTATAAAGGGAAATTGCAGTTGGTAAGTACAGTTGCTGACAAATGGTTTTCAACAATGTTGTCAATACCTTGCCGATTGGTGTATATGCCTGATAGTACGATAAGAAAAGTTAGTTCGTACTATGCAGTGAATAAAGATATCACCAGTTTGTCCGATGGTTATCCGCTGTTATTGATTGGGGAAGCCTCTTTGCAGGATCTGAATAGTCGTTTGTCAGCCCCGGTTCCTATTGATCGTTTCAGGCCAAACATTGTATTTTCAGGGGGTAAACCATTTGAAGAAGACACTATGGCCGTATTTGAAATTAATGGTATCAATTTTTACGGAGTAAAATTATGTGCCAGATGTGCGATCACTACCATAGATCAAAATAGTGCAGAAAAAAATAAAGAACCATTGAAAACACTGGCTTCATATCGGAAGAAAAATTTTAATATTTATTTTGGGCAAAATGTTATTCATGGAGGATCGGGTAAAATTAATATCGGAGATACCATCAGAGTAATAAAAACTAAACGTAGAAAAATTATTGTATAA
- a CDS encoding CmpA/NrtA family ABC transporter substrate-binding protein yields MKHLHIKSKLFIVTVLFILVAHSFSYAQRTVKLGFIALTDCAPLVIAKELGLFKKYGIDIQLTKEASWAVVRDKILNGELDGAHCLFSMPFSVYEGIGGKAGSEMRIAMTLSNNGQAITLSKDFCGLVGFKETKKVAGAVKSVKARKEVTFAMTFPGGTHDIWLRNWLSAAGINSKSVGIITIPPPQMVANMRVDNMEGFCVGEPWNGVAATQNIGFTEIASQDIWKNHPEKALVVNKAFSEKRREDLKLVMKALIEACQWLDNMGNRKKAAAILSKPNYVNAPLAVIEGRLMGSNDLGCELGVQKYKDDYMTFYRGGQVNAPRKSYGIWFMAQYARFSMAGLPAGYKNIAETIIMDELYAEVAKSMGIPVPADDMKPFKTNLETITFDPNNPNPYIAGSTK; encoded by the coding sequence ATGAAACATCTACATATAAAATCAAAACTTTTCATAGTAACAGTATTATTTATCCTGGTTGCACATTCTTTTAGTTATGCTCAACGTACAGTAAAATTGGGGTTTATAGCCCTTACAGATTGTGCTCCTTTAGTTATTGCAAAAGAATTAGGCTTGTTCAAAAAATATGGTATCGATATTCAATTGACCAAAGAAGCGTCATGGGCTGTTGTTCGTGATAAAATTTTAAACGGTGAATTAGATGGAGCCCATTGCTTATTCTCCATGCCTTTTTCGGTGTATGAAGGAATTGGTGGTAAAGCCGGATCTGAAATGAGGATTGCAATGACATTAAGTAATAATGGACAAGCAATTACTTTATCAAAAGACTTTTGCGGTTTAGTAGGATTTAAAGAAACTAAAAAAGTAGCTGGAGCAGTGAAGTCTGTGAAAGCAAGAAAAGAAGTAACGTTCGCAATGACCTTTCCTGGCGGTACGCATGATATCTGGTTAAGGAACTGGTTATCTGCAGCTGGTATAAATTCGAAATCAGTAGGTATCATCACTATTCCTCCTCCACAAATGGTGGCTAACATGAGAGTAGATAATATGGAAGGCTTTTGTGTTGGTGAACCATGGAACGGTGTGGCTGCAACACAAAATATTGGATTCACAGAAATTGCCAGTCAGGATATATGGAAAAATCATCCTGAGAAAGCATTGGTAGTGAACAAAGCTTTTTCTGAAAAAAGAAGAGAAGATCTTAAGCTGGTAATGAAAGCATTGATAGAAGCATGTCAGTGGTTGGATAATATGGGTAACCGTAAAAAAGCTGCTGCTATTTTGAGTAAACCAAATTATGTAAATGCTCCGCTAGCAGTGATCGAAGGAAGATTGATGGGAAGCAATGATCTGGGTTGCGAATTGGGTGTACAAAAATATAAAGATGATTACATGACCTTTTATCGTGGCGGACAAGTAAATGCTCCACGCAAATCTTATGGCATTTGGTTCATGGCGCAATATGCAAGATTTAGCATGGCTGGTTTACCTGCCGGTTATAAAAACATTGCAGAAACAATTATCATGGATGAACTATATGCTGAAGTAGCGAAAAGTATGGGTATACCTGTACCGGCAGATGACATGAAACCATTTAAAACAAATTTAGAAACGATCACTTTTGATCCAAACAATCCAAACCCATATATAGCCGGATCTACCAAATAG
- a CDS encoding ABC transporter permease → MIKNISIKIALSVFYFVAGMGILVAIWAWISKSTKGEIPSPLATWDVFKEVIQNPMQNDPDITGIGTKLLSSLKRVGIGFGLGSLIAIPLGFMMGASKIAMNIVNPIVQILRPVSPLAWFPLGLAIFQDSPQASVFMIFICCIWPTLINTSFGVASIPADHKNVSKAFGFSTWKYITKVMLPYSLPHIFTGLRLSVGIAWMVIVAGEMLSGGQGLGYFVWEEGFNGGSVGKILVAIIIIGVVGLVLDKLFTILQKRFSYAV, encoded by the coding sequence ATGATAAAAAATATCTCAATAAAAATAGCATTATCAGTGTTCTATTTTGTAGCAGGCATGGGAATTTTAGTTGCTATCTGGGCATGGATATCCAAATCAACCAAAGGTGAAATTCCTTCACCGTTAGCAACATGGGATGTTTTTAAAGAAGTGATTCAAAACCCAATGCAAAATGACCCGGATATTACAGGTATCGGTACAAAATTGTTAAGCTCTCTTAAACGTGTAGGCATTGGATTTGGCTTAGGTAGTTTAATTGCAATACCATTAGGATTCATGATGGGAGCTAGTAAAATAGCTATGAATATTGTAAATCCTATTGTGCAAATATTACGTCCGGTATCACCGTTGGCCTGGTTTCCATTGGGGTTGGCAATCTTTCAGGATTCTCCACAGGCAAGTGTTTTTATGATCTTCATTTGTTGCATCTGGCCAACATTGATCAACACTTCATTCGGTGTTGCATCTATTCCTGCAGACCATAAAAATGTAAGTAAAGCTTTTGGTTTTTCAACATGGAAATACATTACTAAAGTGATGTTGCCATATAGCTTACCACACATATTTACAGGATTACGTCTATCTGTTGGTATTGCCTGGATGGTAATCGTTGCAGGTGAAATGCTTTCTGGCGGACAAGGTCTGGGCTACTTTGTTTGGGAAGAAGGTTTTAACGGCGGTAGCGTTGGAAAAATATTAGTGGCTATTATTATAATAGGGGTAGTAGGATTGGTGTTGGATAAACTATTTACAATACTGCAGAAAAGATTTTCATACGCAGTGTAA
- a CDS encoding alginate export family protein, producing MRKKTTFITTSFLIVMLGISSIVMAQFSLVGQVRTRTELRDGVGKLATKGGYVSSLTTQRTRLSFGYLYDNRVNFNVAIQDVRTWGQDASTITPADGAKLGLHEAWAEITLFNINDTTMKKGFLEKLFFKIGRQELLYDDARLLGNLDWAQQGRRHDALLLKALHRGYQIDLGAAFNQNSDAITTGTVYTPGNVPAYVLNDIGVLVPTPASFIPTAAGGSASNVSSAAGTPVLINPAGTNGMNQLYKSLQFLYLSKKFGQTKVSALMLTDYFAKYTSTSVAAGGGLVYGRKFTKGINQRFTYGAMAVGTIGNASGLKKTWTIAGYAQAGKNKDGKKLEAYHGVVNVMLQKGKFSFGPGYEYLSGTGPTAVKDGSFDPLYGTPHKFWGYMDYFYVGTGSPKAGLQDAYLKTKYATKNFFATLDAHYFGTAQKTSVGAGNKDLGWELDLLANYTLNKFTTLEFGYSNMFANKTQMKAAMAANYPNAATTYNSTGSWAYLMISIKPDFFFAKPVAIKQP from the coding sequence ATGAGAAAAAAAACAACTTTTATCACGACATCATTCCTGATTGTTATGTTAGGGATCAGTTCTATAGTAATGGCTCAATTTTCATTAGTTGGCCAGGTTCGTACTCGTACAGAATTGAGAGATGGGGTTGGTAAATTAGCTACTAAAGGAGGCTATGTTAGTTCTCTTACTACACAACGTACACGTTTATCTTTTGGATACCTGTATGATAACAGAGTCAATTTTAATGTCGCTATTCAGGATGTACGTACCTGGGGTCAGGATGCATCTACTATTACTCCGGCAGATGGTGCTAAATTAGGTTTACACGAAGCATGGGCCGAAATAACTTTATTTAATATTAATGACACTACTATGAAGAAAGGTTTTCTTGAAAAACTTTTCTTTAAGATCGGTCGTCAGGAATTACTATATGATGATGCCAGATTATTAGGCAATTTGGATTGGGCCCAACAAGGTCGCAGGCATGACGCTCTCTTGTTAAAAGCATTACATCGTGGTTATCAAATAGATCTGGGTGCTGCATTTAATCAAAACAGTGATGCCATTACAACAGGCACAGTATATACACCAGGTAATGTTCCTGCATATGTATTGAATGATATTGGTGTGTTGGTTCCAACACCTGCAAGTTTTATTCCTACAGCAGCAGGTGGTTCTGCCTCAAATGTAAGCAGTGCAGCCGGTACACCTGTTTTGATCAATCCTGCTGGCACTAACGGAATGAACCAGTTATATAAATCGCTTCAGTTTTTATACCTGAGTAAAAAATTCGGACAAACTAAAGTATCTGCATTAATGCTTACAGACTATTTTGCTAAGTACACCAGTACTTCAGTTGCAGCTGGTGGAGGATTAGTTTATGGAAGAAAATTTACAAAAGGGATCAATCAAAGATTTACTTATGGCGCAATGGCAGTTGGTACCATCGGCAACGCATCCGGACTTAAAAAAACCTGGACAATTGCAGGGTATGCTCAGGCAGGAAAAAATAAAGATGGTAAAAAATTAGAAGCGTATCATGGTGTTGTAAATGTAATGTTGCAAAAAGGCAAATTTAGTTTTGGTCCTGGGTATGAATATTTAAGCGGAACAGGGCCTACAGCTGTTAAGGATGGTAGCTTCGATCCGTTGTATGGTACACCACACAAATTTTGGGGATATATGGATTATTTCTACGTAGGTACCGGTTCTCCAAAAGCAGGTTTACAGGATGCATATCTTAAAACAAAATATGCTACCAAAAATTTCTTTGCAACATTAGATGCACATTATTTTGGTACAGCACAAAAAACTTCTGTGGGTGCAGGAAATAAAGACCTGGGTTGGGAGTTAGATCTTCTGGCAAACTACACACTAAATAAATTCACCACTTTAGAATTCGGTTACAGCAACATGTTTGCAAACAAAACGCAGATGAAAGCTGCAATGGCTGCAAACTATCCTAATGCAGCAACTACATATAATTCTACAGGGTCTTGGGCATATTTGATGATCAGCATTAAACCGGATTTTTTCTTTGCTAAACCGGTGGCTATTAAACAGCCATAA
- a CDS encoding Crp/Fnr family transcriptional regulator, which translates to MKQSKHGCDLKSCFFCKGCMPEWLPAIDSKRKTYHVKKGEVLFNEGDAVTGVYFVNEGKIKVHKKWGADKELIVRFANKGAIVGHRGLGSNTTYPVSGTAIEPSTVCFIDLNFFLTTLKVNNDFTFQLMMFFADELQLSERKMRNLAHMSVKGRVAQSLLSLKERFGTTKEGYLDIVLSRQDLASFSGTTYETVFRILNELVQDKTIELSGKNILITNEVKLTSFTNESDL; encoded by the coding sequence ATGAAACAAAGTAAACATGGATGTGATTTAAAGAGTTGTTTTTTTTGCAAGGGGTGTATGCCGGAATGGTTACCTGCAATTGATTCCAAAAGAAAAACCTATCACGTAAAAAAGGGAGAAGTATTATTTAATGAAGGTGATGCTGTTACTGGTGTGTACTTTGTAAATGAAGGAAAGATAAAAGTACATAAAAAATGGGGGGCGGATAAAGAGCTGATCGTTCGTTTTGCAAATAAAGGAGCTATAGTTGGCCATAGAGGGCTTGGCAGTAATACAACCTATCCTGTATCCGGCACTGCTATTGAACCAAGCACTGTATGTTTTATTGATCTTAATTTTTTTCTTACCACATTAAAAGTAAATAATGATTTTACTTTTCAGCTGATGATGTTTTTTGCAGATGAGTTACAGTTATCTGAAAGAAAGATGCGTAACCTTGCTCATATGAGTGTTAAAGGCAGAGTGGCGCAATCTTTATTATCACTGAAAGAACGTTTCGGTACTACAAAAGAAGGATATCTTGATATTGTATTAAGCAGACAAGACTTGGCTTCATTCTCAGGCACAACTTATGAGACTGTTTTTCGTATTCTAAACGAGTTGGTACAGGATAAAACAATTGAACTTTCAGGAAAAAATATTTTGATCACTAATGAAGTGAAGCTTACAAGTTTTACGAATGAAAGTGATCTATAG
- a CDS encoding MFS transporter: protein MNQQSIAQPLSKLNIFSLKGVQMKTFHITWLTFFFCFFAWFGMAPLMKIAKEQLHLTKDQIGNIQIASVSATILARLLIGRLVDKYGPKLVYTWLLVICAIPVLLIGTSHSYTSFLLCRLAIGVIGASFVITQFHTSVMFAPNIKGTANATAGGFGNAGGGAANFFMPMIASGFTALGFCTKEDSWRFAMIVPGVMLLVCAFLYYRYTKDTAAGDYKEIGYKVSDKKNTFLIAIKDYRTWILTIAYAACFGVEITVDNFAPIFFTDSFSATIAVAGMTAGIFGWMNIFARPLGGIVADKVGVKYGFHGKSFMLSLLLLLEGIGIIWFAKSGNIGMAIFMMFFFGLSLKMANGATYSLVPFISPIAVGSVAGIVGAGGNIGAMLIAFMFKSLSVKTTKEVIENGVVKTKELIDYGPAFTMLGFIVLGIGIAVLIFRTVAAAKDTDTAGVKDLALAPVVAK, encoded by the coding sequence ATGAACCAACAATCAATTGCTCAACCATTAAGTAAACTAAACATCTTTTCTTTAAAAGGTGTACAGATGAAAACATTTCATATCACTTGGTTAACATTTTTCTTTTGCTTCTTTGCCTGGTTTGGAATGGCGCCTTTAATGAAGATCGCTAAAGAACAATTGCATTTAACCAAAGATCAGATCGGAAATATCCAGATCGCATCTGTATCTGCTACTATTCTTGCCCGTTTGTTGATAGGCAGGTTAGTAGATAAATATGGTCCTAAATTGGTGTATACCTGGTTGTTGGTGATTTGTGCTATACCGGTTTTGTTGATCGGCACAAGCCATTCTTATACATCATTTTTACTTTGTCGTTTAGCCATTGGTGTTATTGGTGCTTCATTTGTAATTACACAGTTTCATACTTCGGTGATGTTTGCGCCTAATATAAAAGGTACAGCAAATGCAACTGCCGGTGGTTTTGGAAATGCTGGAGGTGGCGCTGCAAATTTCTTTATGCCGATGATCGCTTCGGGATTTACAGCTTTAGGTTTTTGTACTAAAGAAGATAGCTGGAGATTTGCAATGATCGTTCCGGGTGTAATGTTGTTGGTTTGTGCGTTTTTATATTACAGATATACAAAAGATACAGCAGCAGGCGATTACAAAGAGATCGGTTACAAAGTAAGTGATAAGAAAAATACTTTCTTGATCGCTATTAAGGATTATCGTACCTGGATATTGACCATTGCATACGCAGCATGTTTTGGTGTTGAAATTACAGTTGACAATTTTGCTCCGATATTTTTTACTGATTCATTTAGTGCCACCATTGCAGTAGCGGGCATGACAGCCGGAATATTTGGCTGGATGAATATTTTTGCTCGCCCTCTTGGTGGTATTGTTGCAGATAAAGTTGGTGTGAAATATGGCTTCCACGGTAAATCTTTTATGCTGTCTCTTCTGTTGTTATTGGAAGGTATCGGTATTATTTGGTTTGCTAAATCAGGGAATATCGGGATGGCAATATTCATGATGTTCTTCTTTGGGTTGAGCCTGAAAATGGCTAACGGTGCTACTTATAGCCTGGTACCTTTTATTAGTCCGATAGCAGTTGGAAGTGTGGCGGGTATTGTTGGGGCTGGTGGAAATATCGGAGCGATGTTGATTGCATTTATGTTTAAATCACTTTCTGTAAAAACTACTAAAGAGGTAATTGAGAACGGTGTAGTAAAAACTAAAGAGCTGATAGACTATGGTCCTGCGTTTACTATGCTTGGCTTTATTGTATTGGGAATCGGGATTGCTGTATTGATTTTCAGAACTGTTGCAGCTGCGAAAGATACAGATACAGCTGGAGTGAAAGACCTGGCATTGGCACCGGTTGTTGCTAAATAA
- the nirD gene encoding nitrite reductase small subunit NirD, with product MAKLDSEIITENTFNNSPLGDGGVTWFFACYADDVSENGGACVKYEEEQIAIFNFTRRGEWFATQNLCPHKKQMALSRGMIGSTGDACEPKVACPFHKKTFSLLTGECMSGDECAIKTYPIKVEDGKVYIGIDS from the coding sequence ATGGCCAAACTTGATAGTGAAATTATAACAGAAAATACCTTCAATAACTCCCCTTTAGGGGATGGGGGTGTTACCTGGTTTTTTGCTTGTTATGCAGATGATGTTTCTGAAAATGGTGGCGCTTGTGTAAAATACGAAGAGGAGCAAATAGCCATTTTTAATTTTACCCGTAGAGGAGAATGGTTTGCTACGCAGAATCTTTGTCCGCATAAAAAACAAATGGCTTTAAGTCGTGGGATGATTGGTAGTACAGGTGATGCCTGCGAACCAAAAGTGGCTTGCCCGTTTCATAAAAAAACATTCAGCTTATTAACCGGCGAATGTATGAGCGGTGATGAATGCGCTATAAAAACCTATCCAATAAAAGTTGAAGATGGGAAAGTATATATAGGTATTGATTCATAA
- a CDS encoding ABC transporter ATP-binding protein, whose protein sequence is MESFETKLKEMVQVADALIDPILNPAPSIEINNVTVSFKTPKGVFTAVKDISLSVKRGEIIALIGHSGCGKSTLMGTISGMVKATKGEVIANNKKVTSPGPDRGIVFQNYSLLPWLTVYQNIYEAVDSAVKDKSTAEKKAIVEKNLKMVNLYDHKNKFPGQLSGGMKQRVAIARAFAINPTILLLDEPFGALDALTKSTMHVELLKLWNLDNREKTIVMVTHDIEEAIFLADRVVVMNNGPAATIKEIVDIPLSRPRNKKDIVHNPEYMTIHDKLLSLLIDKFSIDDISDMA, encoded by the coding sequence ATGGAATCTTTTGAAACAAAATTAAAGGAAATGGTTCAAGTGGCTGATGCCTTAATTGATCCTATTTTGAATCCGGCTCCTAGTATAGAAATAAACAATGTAACTGTAAGTTTTAAAACGCCTAAAGGAGTTTTTACTGCAGTAAAAGATATTTCGCTTTCGGTTAAAAGAGGAGAGATCATTGCTCTGATAGGTCACTCTGGTTGTGGTAAATCAACTTTAATGGGTACTATCAGTGGAATGGTTAAAGCTACAAAAGGAGAGGTGATAGCAAACAATAAAAAAGTAACATCTCCCGGTCCGGACAGAGGGATCGTTTTTCAAAATTACTCTTTGTTGCCTTGGTTAACTGTATATCAAAATATTTATGAAGCAGTTGACTCTGCAGTGAAAGATAAATCAACTGCAGAAAAGAAAGCGATAGTAGAAAAGAATTTAAAAATGGTGAATCTGTATGATCATAAAAATAAATTTCCTGGACAATTATCAGGAGGGATGAAACAAAGAGTAGCGATAGCTAGAGCTTTTGCGATCAATCCTACTATATTATTGTTGGATGAACCTTTCGGGGCATTAGATGCATTGACAAAAAGTACCATGCATGTGGAGTTATTGAAATTATGGAATCTGGATAACAGAGAAAAAACCATTGTAATGGTAACGCATGATATTGAAGAAGCTATATTCCTTGCAGATAGAGTAGTAGTGATGAACAATGGTCCCGCTGCTACTATCAAAGAAATAGTAGATATCCCTTTATCTCGTCCACGTAACAAAAAAGATATTGTTCACAATCCTGAATACATGACCATTCATGATAAGTTATTGAGTTTGTTGATTGATAAATTTTCAATTGATGATATCAGTGACATGGCTTAA
- the moaCB gene encoding bifunctional molybdenum cofactor biosynthesis protein MoaC/MoaB → MRDITHKQITLRTAKAIGIIFCSQATIDLIKNNELPKGNLFDVARAAGFVGAKSTPQLLPHCHPVAIDGMNIEFDFLNAELHKENFAEAILQRTGIVITGEAKSIGRTGIEMEMLTAVSVAALEIYDMLKPVDTQLEIGNIKLLEKKGGKSDRKKFFNTPPVCAVLVCSDSTAAGTREDSSGKMIEQMLMAVNANVKHYSILPDDKEKIQQQIKDWVAEDVHFIFTTGGTGLGPRDNTVSAVKEIVERDADGITEAIRNYGQMRTPLAMMSRGVAGAIGKTLVVTLPGSTDGARESLEAILPAVFHARKMMLGGGH, encoded by the coding sequence ATGAGAGATATCACACACAAACAGATCACACTTAGAACGGCCAAAGCGATCGGTATTATCTTTTGCAGTCAGGCTACTATTGATCTGATAAAAAATAATGAATTACCAAAAGGTAATTTGTTTGATGTGGCAAGAGCTGCAGGTTTTGTTGGCGCAAAAAGTACACCACAATTGTTACCACATTGTCATCCGGTAGCAATAGATGGAATGAATATTGAATTTGATTTTTTGAATGCTGAATTACATAAAGAAAATTTTGCCGAAGCAATTTTACAACGAACAGGGATTGTAATTACAGGTGAAGCGAAATCAATAGGACGCACCGGAATTGAAATGGAGATGTTAACAGCAGTATCAGTTGCAGCCTTGGAAATTTATGATATGCTGAAACCTGTAGACACTCAATTAGAGATCGGTAACATTAAGTTATTAGAGAAAAAGGGAGGTAAAAGTGATCGTAAAAAATTCTTTAATACACCGCCAGTTTGTGCTGTGTTGGTGTGTTCAGATTCTACTGCAGCTGGTACCAGGGAAGATAGCAGCGGTAAAATGATAGAACAGATGTTGATGGCAGTTAATGCGAATGTTAAACATTATTCAATTCTTCCTGATGATAAAGAAAAAATTCAACAACAAATAAAAGATTGGGTGGCCGAAGATGTGCATTTTATTTTTACGACCGGAGGCACAGGCCTTGGTCCGAGAGACAATACAGTAAGTGCTGTGAAAGAAATTGTAGAAAGAGATGCAGATGGAATAACAGAAGCGATCCGTAATTATGGACAAATGCGTACACCACTTGCCATGATGAGTAGAGGAGTGGCAGGAGCTATCGGTAAAACTTTAGTTGTTACATTGCCCGGCAGTACAGATGGTGCAAGAGAAAGCCTGGAAGCAATTTTGCCTGCAGTATTTCATGCAAGAAAAATGATGTTGGGAGGAGGGCACTAA
- a CDS encoding molybdopterin molybdotransferase MoeA, translating into MISYNDAKQLVIEQAHSFGTEKVLLDDALGRVIAEKVFADRAYPPFNRSSMDGIAIKISDWEKGIRQFEIKETIYAGKTPQSTIASEECYKIMTGAAVPLDADSVIRREDCHQTDNNITVDDIEVIKGQNISTKGEDLKVGEIIIDQSIKCNTAVIAALASVGKYEVLVECLPKVAVITTGDEVINVDKTPTDVQIRNSNASVLRSLLRKWQITPVACEHVVDDKVKLEEVISNNMSNDILILNGGVSAGDADYVPGILAELGAKQIFHKVAIKPGKPIWFGKFDNGAIVFALPGNPFSCMVTFKLFIELFLTVSFGLTIPNNKQLPFNGTRNKKSVLDEFFPVQIIGSPLALVPMQFNGSGDITAALLADAIAQHPADKLVLMSGDLLNYVDL; encoded by the coding sequence ATGATCTCATACAATGACGCAAAACAATTAGTGATAGAACAGGCACATTCTTTCGGAACTGAAAAGGTCTTATTGGATGATGCCCTAGGAAGAGTGATTGCAGAAAAAGTTTTTGCTGATAGGGCATATCCTCCTTTTAACCGATCATCAATGGATGGTATTGCTATAAAAATAAGTGATTGGGAAAAAGGGATAAGACAATTTGAGATAAAAGAAACGATCTACGCTGGTAAAACGCCTCAATCGACAATTGCATCAGAAGAATGTTACAAGATCATGACTGGTGCAGCTGTTCCTTTGGATGCAGATAGTGTTATAAGAAGAGAAGATTGTCATCAAACTGATAATAATATTACTGTTGATGATATCGAAGTGATCAAAGGCCAAAATATTTCAACGAAAGGTGAAGATCTAAAAGTGGGAGAAATTATTATTGATCAGTCAATTAAATGTAATACAGCTGTCATTGCTGCATTGGCTTCAGTTGGTAAATACGAAGTATTAGTAGAATGTTTGCCAAAAGTGGCGGTGATCACTACAGGAGATGAAGTGATCAATGTAGATAAAACACCAACGGATGTTCAGATCCGCAATAGCAATGCATCTGTTTTAAGATCATTGTTAAGAAAGTGGCAGATAACTCCTGTAGCCTGTGAGCATGTAGTAGACGACAAGGTAAAATTGGAGGAAGTTATCTCAAATAATATGTCGAATGATATATTGATCCTGAATGGAGGGGTGTCTGCAGGGGATGCAGATTACGTTCCTGGTATTTTAGCAGAATTAGGTGCTAAACAAATATTTCATAAAGTAGCCATCAAGCCCGGTAAACCTATTTGGTTTGGCAAATTTGATAACGGAGCCATTGTGTTTGCATTACCGGGAAATCCTTTTTCCTGTATGGTCACTTTTAAATTATTTATCGAACTTTTTTTGACTGTTTCTTTTGGTCTGACGATACCTAATAATAAACAATTACCTTTTAATGGTACAAGAAATAAAAAGAGCGTATTGGATGAATTTTTTCCTGTACAAATTATCGGGTCTCCATTAGCGTTAGTTCCAATGCAATTCAATGGATCTGGCGATATCACCGCAGCTCTGTTAGCTGATGCAATTGCACAACATCCAGCAGATAAACTTGTATTGATGAGTGGAGATTTATTGAATTATGTAGATCTATAG